From the genome of Pelomonas sp. SE-A7, one region includes:
- the flhA gene encoding flagellar biosynthesis protein FlhA: protein MNPLMQRLQALLGPRAAVLRALGAPIAVLLVLAMMVLPLPPFALDLLFTFNIAMAVMVMMVASHMIKPLDFAAFPSVLLLTTLMRLSLNVASTRVVLLQGHTGTGAAGKVIESFGHFLIGGNFAVGLIVFAILVVINFIVVTKGAERIAEVGARFTLDAMPGKQMAVDADLNAGLIDEKEAKRRRAELGDEADFFGSMDGASKFVRGDAVAGILILFINIIGGFIIGVAQHGLSAGQAADSYILLAVGDALVAQVPALLISVSAAMVVSRVGKDKDIGSQIGRQVFGSPKSMAITAGVIGALGLIPGMPHVVFLLIASGAGYLAWWMRGKQQEAVAAAAAAAAAPPPATTEPGGEASWEDLVPVDVLGLEVGYRLIQLVDKTREGDLLSRIKGVRRKFAQEVGFLPPSVHIRDNLELRPSQYRLSLRGAVVGEAEAFPGMWLAINPGHATQKLIGTQTTDPAFGLPAVWIDERQRDAAQLAGFTVVDCSTVIATHLSHLMQVHAAKLLGRTETQQLVEHLTKQAPQLIEDVIPKMVGIATLQKVLQLLLDEGVHIRDMRSIVEAIAENAPLTTDPIELARRIRVHISPAIVQQIYGPVKELDVIALEPELERLVTQALNSPHGAALDPGVADTLARSAADTMQSQEDRGVPACLLVPDLIRAPMARLLRRAAPRLKVLGHSEIPETHSIRIGSIIGGTA from the coding sequence ATGAATCCGCTGATGCAGCGTCTGCAAGCCCTGCTGGGCCCGCGTGCGGCCGTCCTGCGCGCGCTGGGAGCCCCCATCGCCGTCTTGCTGGTGCTGGCGATGATGGTGCTGCCGCTGCCGCCGTTCGCGCTGGACCTGCTGTTCACCTTCAACATCGCCATGGCCGTCATGGTGATGATGGTGGCCTCGCACATGATCAAGCCGCTGGACTTCGCGGCCTTCCCCTCGGTGCTGCTGCTGACCACGCTGATGCGCCTGTCGCTGAACGTGGCCTCGACGCGCGTCGTGCTGCTGCAGGGCCACACCGGCACCGGCGCGGCCGGCAAGGTGATCGAGTCTTTCGGCCATTTCCTGATCGGCGGCAATTTCGCGGTCGGCCTGATCGTGTTCGCCATCCTGGTGGTGATCAACTTCATCGTGGTCACCAAGGGTGCGGAGCGCATCGCCGAGGTCGGCGCGCGCTTCACCCTGGACGCCATGCCCGGCAAGCAGATGGCGGTGGACGCCGACCTGAACGCCGGCCTGATCGACGAGAAGGAAGCCAAGCGCCGCCGCGCCGAGCTGGGCGATGAAGCCGACTTCTTCGGTTCCATGGACGGTGCCAGCAAGTTCGTGCGCGGCGATGCCGTGGCCGGCATCCTGATCCTGTTCATCAACATCATCGGCGGCTTCATCATCGGCGTGGCCCAGCATGGCCTGTCGGCCGGCCAGGCCGCCGACAGCTACATCCTGCTGGCCGTCGGCGACGCCCTGGTCGCCCAGGTGCCGGCGCTCTTGATCTCGGTCTCGGCCGCGATGGTGGTGTCGCGTGTCGGCAAGGACAAGGACATTGGCTCGCAGATCGGCCGCCAGGTCTTCGGCTCGCCCAAGTCCATGGCCATCACCGCCGGCGTGATCGGCGCGCTGGGCCTGATCCCCGGCATGCCGCATGTGGTCTTCCTGCTGATCGCCTCGGGCGCGGGCTATCTGGCCTGGTGGATGCGCGGCAAGCAGCAGGAGGCCGTGGCCGCGGCGGCCGCTGCGGCCGCCGCGCCGCCGCCTGCCACCACCGAACCCGGTGGCGAGGCCAGCTGGGAAGACCTAGTGCCGGTGGACGTGCTGGGCCTGGAGGTGGGCTACCGCCTGATCCAGCTGGTCGACAAGACCCGCGAAGGCGATCTGCTGTCGCGCATCAAGGGCGTGCGGCGCAAGTTCGCCCAGGAGGTCGGCTTCCTGCCGCCCTCGGTCCATATCCGCGACAACCTGGAGCTGCGGCCCAGCCAGTACCGTCTGAGCCTGCGCGGCGCCGTGGTCGGCGAGGCCGAGGCCTTCCCGGGCATGTGGCTGGCGATCAATCCCGGCCATGCGACGCAGAAGCTGATCGGCACCCAGACCACCGACCCCGCCTTCGGCCTGCCCGCTGTCTGGATCGACGAGCGCCAGCGCGACGCTGCCCAATTGGCCGGATTTACCGTCGTTGATTGCTCGACCGTCATTGCCACCCATCTTTCACACTTGATGCAAGTGCACGCGGCCAAGCTGCTGGGCCGCACCGAGACCCAGCAACTGGTTGAGCATCTGACCAAGCAAGCGCCCCAGTTGATTGAAGACGTGATACCCAAGATGGTCGGCATCGCCACACTGCAAAAAGTGCTCCAGCTCCTGCTGGACGAGGGCGTGCACATCCGTGACATGCGCTCCATCGTCGAGGCCATCGCGGAGAACGCCCCGCTGACCACCGACCCCATCGAGCTGGCCCGCCGCATCCGCGTCCATATCTCGCCGGCCATCGTCCAGCAGATCTACGGCCCGGTGAAGGAACTGGACGTGATCGCGCTGGAGCCCGAGCTGGAACGCCTGGTCACCCAAGCCCTGAATTCCCCGCATGGTGCGGCCCTGGACCCCGGCGTGGCCGACACCCTGGCCCGCAGCGCCGCCGACACCATGCAAAGCCAGGAAGACCGCGGCGTGCCCGCCTGCCTGCTGGTGCCCGACTTGATCCGCGCCCCCATGGCCCGTTTGCTGCGCCGCGCCGCGCCGCGGCTCAAGGTGCTGGGGCACAGCGAGATTCCTGAAACCCATTCCATCCGCATTGGCTCGATCATTGGAGGTACGGCATGA
- a CDS encoding flagellar biosynthesis protein has translation MHERQPSPKQQRPLDQADGLRRLFAGSQMRFVPVLSNPHVVGSGALLEGLCAAFSELGLHTLVVDAGEMSPAANELAAVDLSACIERLSGAVSYLAARGLPMRYINANGSAAQFLEAVAEACPQADVVLLHAPAAELARVVASRELRPVLLADTDPQSVTHAYAGMKWLAQRAGLMVYSLLLAAPPQLRLSERIAQQISSCADGFLGAVLRDWACLDPRQRASVPMSAEMRFLARELLIAAPPGAMLEASADAEPLRPIVRQPRRATPVASL, from the coding sequence ATGCACGAACGCCAACCGTCCCCGAAGCAGCAGCGACCGCTGGACCAGGCCGACGGCCTGCGACGCCTGTTCGCCGGCTCGCAGATGCGCTTCGTGCCGGTGCTCTCGAATCCTCATGTGGTGGGTTCGGGCGCCTTGCTGGAAGGCCTGTGCGCCGCCTTCTCAGAGCTGGGCCTGCATACTCTGGTGGTGGATGCTGGCGAGATGTCGCCGGCCGCCAACGAGCTGGCGGCGGTGGACCTGTCGGCCTGCATAGAGCGTCTGTCTGGCGCGGTGTCGTATCTGGCGGCCCGCGGCCTGCCCATGCGTTACATCAATGCCAATGGCTCGGCGGCCCAGTTCTTGGAGGCGGTGGCCGAGGCCTGCCCGCAGGCCGACGTGGTGCTGCTGCATGCCCCGGCCGCCGAGCTGGCCCGGGTGGTCGCCTCGCGCGAGCTGCGGCCGGTGCTGCTGGCCGACACCGACCCGCAAAGCGTCACCCATGCCTATGCCGGCATGAAATGGCTGGCCCAGCGGGCCGGCCTGATGGTCTACAGCCTGCTGCTGGCCGCACCGCCGCAGCTGCGCCTGTCGGAAAGAATCGCCCAGCAGATCAGCTCCTGCGCAGATGGATTCCTGGGCGCGGTGCTGCGCGACTGGGCCTGCCTGGACCCGCGCCAGCGCGCCAGTGTGCCAATGTCCGCGGAAATGCGCTTTCTGGCCCGTGAACTCTTGATCGCCGCGCCGCCTGGAGCGATGCTTGAGGCCTCGGCCGACGCGGAGCCGCTGCGCCCCATCGTGCGCCAGCCGAGGCGCGCCACCCCGGTGGCGTCGCTGTGA
- the flhF gene encoding flagellar biosynthesis protein FlhF, which yields MNVKRFTARTSREALTLVRQAFGDEAVVLSNKPCAGGVEVLAMAPEGMDQIERAAASAPRAEPRSPSRVQARPAETGGLRARSRVEPGFAGGEVGQDVQTLAMSTLSFQDYVRERMLKRRQAELNGQPDPVLPPAPPAMAMPARDEDESVTSMQHARRARAEAALKAMQPRRAVQPEPMPEPAPRRITPPVLRDEIRIEPPAIPTLAERDLGRGRREQQDMLNELRSMKGLIEERFGALAFMEKLQRQPAQAQLTQKLLEVGFSPALVRKLVEGLPAEHHSPDESTWAANVLSRNLQTDEHSPALEEQGGVFALIGSTGVGKTTTTAKIAAAFATRFGAAHLGLITLDAYRVGAHEQLRAYGRILGVPVHTAHDRASLEDLLELLANKKMVLIDTAGMAQRDSRTAELLDMLKHPSIRKLLVVNAAQQGETIDDVVSAWKGSEAYGIVLSKIDEAVRLAPALDTMIRHRLRVLAVTNGQRVPEDWHRLTAPALVQRALRSVAAPAWRMDASDVNLIFAGGPAMEMAQPMGNC from the coding sequence ATGAATGTGAAGCGCTTTACTGCCCGTACGTCCCGCGAGGCATTGACCCTGGTTCGCCAGGCCTTTGGTGACGAAGCCGTGGTGCTGTCCAACAAGCCTTGCGCCGGCGGCGTCGAGGTGCTGGCCATGGCGCCCGAAGGCATGGACCAGATCGAACGTGCCGCTGCCAGCGCCCCGCGCGCCGAGCCGCGCTCGCCCAGCCGCGTGCAGGCCCGTCCGGCTGAAACCGGCGGCCTGCGCGCCCGGTCGCGCGTCGAGCCCGGCTTTGCCGGCGGCGAGGTCGGCCAGGATGTGCAGACCCTGGCCATGAGCACGCTGTCCTTCCAGGACTATGTGCGCGAGCGCATGCTCAAGCGCCGCCAGGCCGAGCTGAACGGCCAGCCCGACCCGGTGCTGCCGCCGGCACCGCCGGCCATGGCGATGCCGGCTCGTGATGAAGACGAATCGGTGACCTCGATGCAGCACGCCCGCCGTGCCCGCGCCGAGGCGGCCCTCAAGGCCATGCAGCCGCGCCGCGCCGTGCAGCCCGAGCCCATGCCCGAGCCGGCACCGCGCCGCATCACGCCGCCGGTGCTGCGCGACGAGATCCGCATCGAGCCGCCCGCCATTCCCACGCTGGCCGAGCGCGACCTGGGCCGCGGCCGCCGCGAGCAGCAGGACATGCTCAACGAGCTGCGCTCCATGAAGGGCCTGATCGAGGAGCGCTTCGGCGCCCTGGCGTTCATGGAAAAGCTGCAGCGCCAGCCGGCCCAGGCCCAGCTGACCCAGAAGCTGCTCGAGGTCGGCTTCTCGCCGGCCCTGGTGCGCAAGCTGGTCGAAGGCCTGCCGGCCGAGCACCACAGCCCGGACGAAAGCACCTGGGCTGCCAATGTGCTGTCCCGCAATCTGCAGACCGATGAGCATTCGCCGGCCCTGGAAGAGCAGGGCGGCGTATTCGCCCTGATAGGCTCGACCGGCGTGGGCAAGACCACGACCACGGCCAAGATTGCCGCCGCCTTTGCCACCCGCTTCGGCGCCGCCCACCTGGGCCTGATCACCTTGGATGCCTACCGGGTCGGCGCCCATGAGCAGCTGCGCGCCTATGGCCGCATCCTCGGCGTGCCGGTGCATACCGCCCATGACCGCGCTTCGCTGGAAGACCTGCTGGAGCTGCTGGCCAACAAGAAGATGGTGCTGATCGACACCGCCGGCATGGCCCAGCGCGACAGCCGCACGGCCGAGCTGCTGGACATGCTCAAGCATCCGAGTATCCGCAAGCTGCTGGTGGTCAATGCCGCCCAGCAGGGCGAGACCATCGACGACGTGGTCAGCGCCTGGAAGGGCAGCGAGGCCTACGGCATCGTGCTGAGCAAGATCGACGAAGCCGTACGCCTGGCGCCGGCCCTTGACACCATGATCCGCCACCGCCTGCGCGTGCTCGCCGTCACCAACGGCCAGCGCGTGCCCGAGGACTGGCACCGCCTGACCGCTCCGGCCCTGGTGCAGCGCGCGCTGCGCAGCGTGGCCGCACCGGCCTGGCGGATGGACGCCTCCGACGTGAACCTGATCTTCGCCGGCGGCCCGGCCATGGAAATGGCCCAGCCCATGGGCAACTGCTGA
- a CDS encoding flagellar type III secretion system protein FlhB — MADFDAQDRNLPASAKKIERSRAEGQVPRSRDLAHFAMLLAAGAMLSAAAPMLSDWTQQLLRDGLSFDAQLLARPGVLGERLGQMTGRLMMFVLPMGALLMLVAVAANLASGGWNLTFKPLAPRFSHLDPVSGFARLVQWQGLGQALKAVLLALVLGTVGAVVLKDRMAAYVGIMSVPLPAALSYAGRQLMSGLALLGLALALFAVIDVPLQRFLYLKRLKMSRQEAKQEMKEVEGNVEIKAKVRARMREIAKRRMLAAVPKADLVVMNPTHYAVALKYDEIRMGAPIVVAKGADLLAMKIRDLAKDAKVPVLQSPVLARALYAHSQLDKEIPAALFAAVAHVLAYVYQLKAALAGRGAMPVQPDPAVPAELDPHNKPVAMADEEAEE, encoded by the coding sequence ATGGCCGACTTCGACGCACAGGACCGCAACCTTCCCGCCTCAGCCAAAAAGATCGAGAGATCGAGGGCCGAGGGCCAAGTGCCGCGCTCACGCGACCTGGCGCATTTCGCCATGCTGCTGGCGGCCGGGGCCATGCTGTCAGCCGCAGCCCCCATGCTCAGCGACTGGACCCAGCAGCTGTTGCGCGACGGCCTGAGCTTCGACGCCCAGTTGCTCGCCCGCCCCGGCGTGCTGGGCGAGCGCCTGGGCCAGATGACCGGCCGGCTGATGATGTTCGTGCTGCCCATGGGCGCACTGCTGATGCTGGTGGCCGTGGCGGCCAACCTGGCCAGCGGCGGCTGGAACCTGACCTTCAAGCCGCTGGCGCCGCGCTTCTCGCACCTGGACCCGGTCAGCGGCTTTGCCCGCCTGGTCCAGTGGCAGGGCCTGGGCCAGGCGCTCAAGGCGGTGCTGCTGGCCCTGGTGCTGGGCACCGTCGGCGCCGTGGTGCTGAAGGACCGCATGGCGGCCTACGTGGGCATCATGTCCGTGCCGCTGCCGGCCGCGCTCAGCTACGCCGGCCGCCAGCTGATGTCCGGCCTGGCTTTGTTGGGACTGGCCCTGGCCCTGTTCGCCGTCATCGATGTGCCGCTGCAGCGTTTCCTCTACCTCAAGCGCTTGAAGATGTCGCGCCAGGAAGCGAAGCAGGAAATGAAGGAGGTCGAGGGCAACGTCGAGATCAAGGCCAAGGTCCGCGCCCGCATGCGCGAGATTGCCAAGCGCCGCATGCTGGCGGCCGTGCCCAAGGCCGACCTGGTCGTGATGAACCCGACCCACTATGCGGTGGCGCTGAAGTACGACGAGATTCGCATGGGCGCGCCCATCGTGGTGGCCAAGGGCGCCGACCTGCTGGCCATGAAGATCCGCGACCTCGCCAAGGACGCCAAGGTGCCGGTGCTGCAGTCGCCCGTGCTGGCCCGTGCCCTATACGCGCATTCGCAGCTGGACAAGGAAATACCGGCCGCCCTGTTCGCCGCCGTGGCCCATGTGCTGGCCTATGTCTACCAGCTCAAGGCCGCGCTGGCCGGCCGGGGTGCCATGCCAGTGCAGCCCGATCCGGCGGTGCCGGCCGAGCTCGATCCGCACAACAAGCCCGTCGCGATGGCCGACGAGGAGGCTGAGGAATGA